The following are from one region of the Dreissena polymorpha isolate Duluth1 chromosome 2, UMN_Dpol_1.0, whole genome shotgun sequence genome:
- the LOC127867048 gene encoding uncharacterized protein LOC127867048, which translates to MAATDIAHMRQINPGPHAGTLKARVIATKGPSTYTSGGDQRQSLIVGLADMTGAAKAVIYDSAQFQRYQAGQSVVIRNFILRADGSVIVTRNSRTFSTSSIVASDGFASAASGLVHPPEAPFMSLEQAAASPAKTLVSVRGHIVQEDLEREVMVGSSPTRVKDITISDNRRRVKLTLWREACDMPHGLGTFIQVTNAVTNVHRGDTSLSLTSRSVIQTAEAPLDERVVTIEGVGGDQETKELLADDGECYLVATEVLSDALPGEDIDTFITQNAPVTLRLFMRGATVERVHAM; encoded by the exons ATGGCGGCCACTGACATAGCCCACATGAGGCAGATAAACCCTGGCCCCCACGCAGGCACATTAAAGGCCAGGGTAATTGCCACAAAGGGGCCATCCACCTACACTAGCGGGGGAGACCAGCGCCAATCCTTGATTGTAGGACTGGCTGACATGACTGGGGCAGCAAAGGCTGTCATTTATGACAGTGCCCAGTTCCAGCGGTATCAAGCGGGACAGTCCGTAGTGATTCGAAATTTCATCTTGAGAGCAGATGGGTCAGTAATTGTCACCCGGAATTCAAGAACGTTCTCCACCTCCTCCATCGTTGCATCGGATGGATTCGCTTCTGCAGCCAGTGGTCTCGTTCACCCCCCGGAAGCCCCGTTCATGAGCCTGGAACAGGCAGCTGCCTCCCCTGCAAAGACACTTGTGTCTGTTAGGGGGCACATTGTGCAG GAGGACCTGGAAAGAGAGGTCATGGTTGGGAGTTCCCCGACAAGGGTTAAGGACATTACGATCTCCGACAATCGTCGGAGAGTGAAACTAACCCTCTGGCGAGAGGCTTGTGATATGCCCCACGGTCTGGGAACGTTCATCCAAGTCACAAATGCTGTGACAAACGTTCACAGAGGCGACACTTCGCTGTCACTGACCTCAAGAAGCGTTATCCAG ACTGCTGAGGCTCCTTTAGATGAAAGAGTAGTGACCATTGAAGGCGTTGGGGGAGACCAGGAAACAAAAGAGCTCCTGGCCGATGATGGAGAATGCTACTTGGTAGCAACCGAGGTGTTAAGTGACGCTCTTCCTGGCGAGGACATAGACACATTCATCACCCAGAATGCTCCTGTCACCCTTCGTCTTTTCATGCGAGGGGCCACAGTTGAGCGGGTTCATGCAATGTGA